One genomic segment of Natrialbaceae archaeon AArc-T1-2 includes these proteins:
- a CDS encoding universal stress protein, producing the protein MPDRVLVALDGSKQSENALAYAVDTFPDATLVCFHAIDPFDSDPEGADAEPLTESWLEGEHERADQLFDRALEAVGVDAERIERETSIGAPAESIVAYAEQEAIDGIVVGSYGRGEASHLKLGSVSEVVVRRAPVPVTVVR; encoded by the coding sequence ATGCCCGATCGCGTGCTCGTCGCTCTCGACGGCTCGAAACAGTCCGAGAACGCGCTGGCTTACGCCGTCGACACGTTCCCCGACGCGACGCTCGTGTGTTTTCACGCGATCGATCCGTTCGACTCGGATCCGGAAGGCGCCGACGCGGAACCGTTGACCGAGTCCTGGCTCGAGGGCGAACACGAGCGAGCCGACCAGCTGTTCGATCGCGCACTCGAGGCCGTCGGCGTCGACGCCGAGCGAATCGAACGGGAGACCTCGATCGGCGCACCGGCGGAGTCGATCGTCGCCTACGCAGAACAGGAAGCCATCGACGGCATCGTCGTCGGAAGCTACGGTCGCGGGGAAGCCTCACATCTCAAGCTTGGCAGCGTCTCAGAGGTCGTCGTCCGTCGAGCGCCGGTCCCGGTGACGGTCGTGCGGTGA
- a CDS encoding universal stress protein, producing MYDDILVPTDGRENTELAIEEAIELASIHDAGLHTLYVINSAAVAPGIDFDDLEAIGRDAVEYVADLAAERGLTDVETTVTHGLRHRAILQYADDHDVDLIVMGRHTGLERLFRHSVSDRVEAEASVPVLVVE from the coding sequence ATGTATGACGACATCCTCGTTCCCACGGACGGTCGGGAAAACACCGAACTCGCGATCGAGGAGGCGATCGAACTCGCGTCGATCCACGACGCGGGGTTACATACGCTGTACGTGATCAACTCTGCGGCGGTCGCGCCCGGAATCGACTTCGACGACCTCGAGGCGATCGGCCGGGATGCGGTCGAGTACGTCGCCGATCTGGCAGCCGAGCGCGGGCTGACAGACGTCGAGACGACGGTCACTCACGGACTTCGCCACCGGGCGATCCTGCAGTACGCCGACGACCACGACGTCGACTTGATCGTGATGGGCCGGCATACGGGCCTCGAGCGACTCTTCCGACACAGCGTCTCGGATCGCGTCGAGGCGGAGGCGTCGGTCCCCGTCCTCGTCGTCGAGTGA
- the pdhA gene encoding pyruvate dehydrogenase (acetyl-transferring) E1 component subunit alpha, with protein MTDRGNLFDRPPSEPIRRLSADGELLGGGEEPELTDETLVGMYADMRLARRFDERLLSLQRQGRLGTYASLAGQEATQVGSTYALADDDWIAYQYREHLAVTARGKLAEYLLYWMGHERGNAEIADVNVFPLNISIGSHVPHMTGMGMAARYRDEETVFLTHFGDGATSEGDVHEGLNFAGVFDTPTIFCCHNNGWAISIPRDRQTASATIAQKAHAYGFDGVQVDGMDPLAVYEVTNAAVEKARDPADDEPRPTLIETLTYRYGAHTTADDPSVYRDEADVERWREKDPIDRLETFLLETGRLDTERIDALETEIEADLETAIDAAERFDGDPEAMFEYVYAEPTAELDTQREQFRELRDRHGDETLLEDDLL; from the coding sequence GTGACTGACCGAGGCAATCTCTTCGACCGACCGCCGTCGGAGCCGATCCGGCGACTCTCCGCCGATGGGGAACTGCTCGGTGGGGGTGAGGAGCCGGAGCTCACGGACGAGACGTTGGTGGGCATGTACGCCGACATGCGACTCGCCCGTCGGTTCGACGAACGGCTGTTGAGCCTCCAGCGTCAGGGTCGGCTCGGGACCTACGCCTCCCTGGCCGGCCAGGAAGCGACACAGGTCGGGTCGACGTACGCGCTGGCCGACGACGACTGGATCGCCTACCAGTATCGCGAGCACCTGGCGGTCACCGCCCGTGGCAAACTCGCCGAGTACCTGCTGTACTGGATGGGCCACGAACGGGGCAACGCCGAAATCGCCGACGTGAACGTCTTCCCGCTGAACATCTCGATCGGCTCGCACGTGCCACACATGACGGGTATGGGGATGGCAGCCCGGTACAGAGACGAGGAGACCGTCTTTCTGACACACTTCGGCGACGGAGCGACGAGTGAGGGCGACGTCCACGAGGGACTGAACTTTGCCGGCGTCTTCGATACGCCGACGATCTTTTGCTGTCACAACAACGGCTGGGCGATCTCGATTCCTCGGGATCGCCAGACCGCAAGCGCGACGATCGCACAGAAAGCCCACGCCTACGGCTTCGACGGCGTCCAGGTCGACGGGATGGACCCGCTCGCGGTCTACGAGGTTACGAACGCGGCCGTCGAGAAGGCACGCGACCCCGCCGACGACGAACCACGCCCGACGCTGATCGAGACGCTCACCTACCGCTATGGCGCACACACCACCGCCGACGATCCGTCGGTCTACCGCGACGAGGCGGACGTCGAGCGCTGGCGCGAGAAAGACCCGATCGATCGCCTCGAGACGTTCCTCCTCGAGACGGGCCGGCTCGATACCGAACGCATCGACGCGCTCGAGACCGAGATCGAGGCCGACCTCGAGACGGCGATCGACGCGGCCGAACGGTTCGACGGTGATCCCGAGGCGATGTTCGAGTACGTCTACGCGGAGCCGACGGCCGAACTCGACACACAGCGCGAGCAGTTTCGGGAACTGCGCGACCGACACGGCGACGAGACGCTGCTCGAGGACGATCTGCTGTGA
- a CDS encoding thiamine pyrophosphate-dependent dehydrogenase E1 component subunit alpha: MYEEMVTARRYEQRLQEEYLEGKQPAFDISAGPIPGELHLAAGHEASAAGVCAHLREEDTVTAPHRPHHVAISKGVDLKRMTAEIFGRETGLSKGKGGHMHLYDPDVNFACSGIIAQGVPPAVGAAMAAKKRNTDGVAVAFLGEGAISQGAFLESLNLAAVQELPVVFVIEDNDWAISMPKARVTDVDDGSRRAGGFDLAGERVDSDDAVAVYEAAREAIGRARDGNGPTLLEVQVHRRMGHFMGDPETYRPDEDVDLANERDSIERLAADLRDHGFDEDDLEEIRERAHERIEAAIEWAKDQPQPEPAEAYDDVFVDELEGWPERPEPAATDGGER; encoded by the coding sequence ATGTACGAGGAGATGGTGACGGCTCGTCGCTACGAGCAGCGCCTCCAGGAGGAGTATCTCGAGGGCAAACAGCCGGCGTTCGACATCTCGGCGGGACCGATCCCGGGTGAACTCCACCTGGCGGCGGGCCACGAGGCCTCCGCGGCGGGCGTCTGTGCCCACCTCCGCGAGGAGGACACCGTGACCGCGCCGCATCGACCTCACCACGTCGCGATCTCGAAAGGCGTCGATCTGAAGCGGATGACCGCCGAAATCTTCGGCCGGGAGACGGGCCTCTCGAAGGGGAAAGGCGGCCACATGCACCTGTACGACCCCGACGTGAACTTCGCCTGTAGCGGAATCATCGCTCAAGGCGTCCCGCCCGCGGTCGGCGCGGCGATGGCGGCGAAAAAACGCAACACCGACGGGGTCGCCGTCGCCTTCCTCGGCGAGGGCGCGATCAGTCAGGGAGCCTTCCTCGAGTCGCTGAACCTCGCTGCCGTCCAGGAACTGCCCGTCGTCTTCGTGATCGAGGACAACGACTGGGCGATCAGCATGCCCAAAGCGCGCGTGACGGACGTCGACGACGGCTCACGACGGGCGGGCGGCTTCGACCTCGCGGGCGAGCGGGTCGATAGCGACGACGCCGTCGCCGTCTACGAGGCCGCCCGCGAGGCGATTGGACGTGCCCGCGACGGCAACGGCCCGACGCTGCTCGAGGTGCAGGTCCACCGCCGGATGGGTCACTTCATGGGCGACCCCGAGACCTATCGCCCCGACGAGGACGTCGACCTCGCGAACGAACGGGACTCGATCGAACGTCTCGCCGCGGACCTCCGGGACCACGGGTTCGACGAGGACGACCTCGAGGAGATCCGCGAGCGCGCTCACGAGCGCATCGAGGCGGCGATCGAGTGGGCCAAAGATCAGCCCCAGCCCGAGCCAGCGGAGGCCTACGACGACGTCTTCGTCGACGAGCTCGAGGGCTGGCCCGAGCGCCCGGAGCCCGCCGCGACCGACGGGGGTGAGCGGTGA
- a CDS encoding alpha-ketoacid dehydrogenase subunit beta: MAQVEKPGPEATDRELTMSRAIVEAIATEMRENEEVFVMGEDVADYGGIFDSTEGLREEFGYDRIMDVPISETSFIGAGVGAAMEGMRPIVELMFADFFGVAMDQIYNNMAKTAYMSGGSVSVPMVLMTAVGGTYNDAAQHSQTLYGTFAHLPGMKVVVPSTAYDAKGLMHAAVRDDDPVVYMFHKRLMGLAWMPAPEGPKTGVPEDDYEIEFGEADVKREGEDVTVVTLGLHVHRALEAAETLAEDGIETEVIDLRTLVPLDTETVLESVRKTGRLVVVDEDYHSYGVSGELIARASEGALDDLEGVSRVTMPDTPIPYARPLENEVLPDADDIGAAVRSVHE, encoded by the coding sequence ATGGCGCAAGTCGAGAAACCGGGGCCGGAGGCGACCGACCGCGAGTTGACGATGAGTCGGGCGATAGTCGAGGCGATCGCGACGGAGATGCGCGAGAACGAGGAGGTGTTCGTGATGGGCGAGGACGTCGCCGACTACGGCGGCATCTTCGACTCCACCGAGGGGTTGCGCGAGGAGTTCGGCTACGATCGGATCATGGACGTCCCCATCTCGGAGACGAGTTTCATCGGTGCAGGTGTCGGCGCGGCCATGGAGGGCATGCGTCCGATCGTCGAGTTGATGTTCGCCGACTTCTTCGGCGTCGCAATGGACCAGATCTACAACAACATGGCGAAGACGGCCTACATGTCCGGGGGCTCGGTGTCCGTTCCGATGGTGCTCATGACCGCCGTCGGCGGCACTTACAACGACGCCGCCCAGCACTCCCAGACGCTGTACGGAACGTTCGCCCACCTCCCCGGGATGAAAGTCGTCGTTCCCTCCACCGCCTACGACGCCAAGGGGTTGATGCATGCCGCCGTCCGCGACGACGACCCCGTCGTCTACATGTTCCACAAGCGCCTGATGGGGCTGGCCTGGATGCCCGCTCCCGAGGGGCCGAAGACCGGCGTCCCCGAGGACGACTACGAGATCGAGTTCGGCGAGGCAGACGTCAAACGCGAGGGCGAGGACGTCACCGTCGTCACGCTCGGCCTGCACGTCCACCGTGCGCTCGAGGCAGCCGAGACCCTCGCCGAGGACGGCATCGAGACGGAGGTGATCGACCTCCGGACGCTCGTCCCGCTCGATACGGAGACGGTGCTCGAGTCGGTTCGCAAGACCGGCCGCCTCGTCGTCGTCGACGAAGATTATCACTCCTACGGGGTCAGCGGCGAACTGATCGCGCGGGCGAGCGAGGGGGCGCTCGACGACCTCGAGGGCGTCTCCCGCGTGACGATGCCCGATACGCCGATCCCCTACGCGCGCCCGCTCGAAAACGAGGTCTTGCCCGACGCCGACGACATCGGCGCGGCCGTCCGGTCGGTTCACGAATGA
- a CDS encoding lipoyl domain-containing protein, whose product MSDSIEIDATDVWPEDADDVDEGMVATWFAREGGGVDEGETICEIQVEKVSVDVPAPVSGTLEEILVGENEEFDRGDALGRIDSD is encoded by the coding sequence ATGAGCGACTCGATCGAGATCGACGCGACCGACGTCTGGCCCGAGGACGCCGACGACGTCGACGAGGGGATGGTCGCGACGTGGTTCGCCCGCGAGGGTGGCGGCGTCGACGAGGGCGAGACGATCTGTGAGATCCAGGTCGAGAAGGTAAGCGTCGACGTGCCGGCCCCAGTGTCGGGAACGCTCGAGGAGATTCTGGTCGGCGAGAACGAGGAGTTCGACCGGGGCGACGCGCTCGGACGAATCGACTCCGACTGA
- the icd gene encoding isocitrate dehydrogenase (NADP(+)) produces the protein MSSDYDKIEVPEDGTKITLTEGTDDELEVPDDPIIPIIYGDGVGKDVGPAAQQVLEAAAEATGREINWMRVYAGESAREKYDENLPDETVEAIKEHRVAIKGPLTTPVGAGFRSLNVGLRKLLDLYANVRPTYHLDGVPSPVSEPGQMDMVTFRENTEDVYAGIEWEEGTDEVEEVKEFVEEDMGFDDVIHDGPVGIGVKPITEFGTKRLVRRAIDYALEHDRDSVTLVHKGNIMKFTEGQFRDWGYEVAEEEYGDEVITEDTLWEERDGEAPEDAVVVNDRIADNMLQQVLTRTDEYDVLATMNLNGDYISDACGAQIGGLGIAPGANFGDGRLLAEPVHGSAPKYEGQDKVNPTAIILSGRMMLEYMGWSDAADLVRDAVEETISSGKVTYDLERQLEDAEKLATSEFAEEVVQNIEKLA, from the coding sequence ATGAGTTCCGACTACGACAAGATCGAGGTCCCCGAAGACGGGACGAAGATCACGCTCACGGAGGGTACCGACGACGAACTCGAGGTTCCCGACGACCCGATTATCCCGATCATCTACGGTGACGGCGTCGGCAAGGACGTCGGTCCCGCCGCCCAGCAGGTGCTCGAAGCTGCCGCGGAGGCAACTGGCCGCGAGATCAACTGGATGCGCGTCTACGCTGGCGAGTCCGCCCGCGAGAAATACGACGAGAACCTGCCCGACGAGACCGTCGAGGCGATCAAGGAACACCGCGTCGCGATCAAGGGGCCGCTGACGACGCCCGTCGGCGCCGGTTTCCGCTCGCTGAACGTCGGCCTGCGAAAGCTGCTCGACCTCTACGCGAACGTCCGACCCACCTACCACTTAGACGGCGTCCCGTCGCCCGTCTCCGAACCCGGCCAGATGGACATGGTCACCTTCCGTGAGAATACGGAGGACGTCTACGCCGGTATCGAGTGGGAAGAGGGCACCGACGAAGTCGAGGAGGTCAAGGAGTTCGTCGAGGAGGACATGGGCTTCGACGACGTCATCCACGACGGCCCCGTCGGCATCGGCGTCAAGCCGATCACGGAGTTCGGCACCAAGCGCCTCGTCCGCCGCGCCATCGACTACGCCTTAGAGCACGACCGCGACTCGGTCACCCTGGTCCACAAGGGTAACATCATGAAGTTCACCGAGGGCCAGTTCCGCGACTGGGGCTACGAGGTCGCCGAAGAGGAGTACGGCGACGAGGTCATTACCGAGGATACCCTCTGGGAAGAGCGTGACGGTGAGGCCCCCGAGGACGCCGTCGTCGTCAACGACCGCATCGCGGACAACATGCTCCAGCAGGTCCTCACCCGGACCGACGAGTACGACGTCCTCGCGACGATGAACCTAAACGGGGACTACATCTCCGACGCCTGTGGCGCCCAGATCGGCGGTCTCGGCATCGCACCCGGCGCGAACTTCGGCGACGGCCGCCTGCTCGCCGAGCCCGTCCACGGTTCGGCTCCCAAGTACGAGGGCCAGGACAAGGTCAACCCCACCGCCATCATCCTCTCGGGCCGCATGATGCTCGAGTACATGGGCTGGTCCGACGCCGCCGACCTCGTGCGTGACGCCGTCGAGGAGACGATTTCGTCGGGCAAGGTCACCTACGACCTCGAACGCCAGCTCGAGGACGCCGAGAAGCTCGCCACGAGCGAGTTCGCAGAAGAAGTCGTTCAGAATATCGAGAAGCTCGCGTAG
- a CDS encoding isoaspartyl peptidase/L-asparaginase codes for MHVIVHGGACSDTDEPAARQRTLEEAAETGADAATPLDAVEAAVNVLEAAPLFNAGVGSVPQSDGEIRTDAGIMTDDRSVGAVCSMPGVERAVSVARVVLAETPHILLSGEHAVSLADACGIDTGVDLWTDRTRELWDDLDAPAAGPTRQLEWVRGTFDETDSDGSTSDPADHDTVGAVAFDGDAFAAATSTGGRLGALAGRVGDVPQVGSGYYCSSAGAAGATGAGEDIARTMLSRRVVRHLEDGRDAQSATDRAIEEFEELTGSAAGVIAIDDRGTIGSAYNSDSMATASVRR; via the coding sequence ATGCACGTCATCGTCCACGGAGGCGCCTGTAGCGACACCGACGAACCCGCTGCCCGCCAGCGGACGCTCGAGGAGGCGGCCGAAACCGGTGCCGACGCGGCGACGCCGCTCGACGCCGTCGAAGCAGCCGTGAACGTCCTCGAAGCTGCACCACTTTTCAACGCCGGGGTCGGAAGCGTCCCCCAGAGCGACGGCGAGATCAGAACCGACGCGGGGATCATGACCGACGATCGATCCGTCGGTGCGGTGTGTTCGATGCCGGGCGTCGAACGCGCCGTCAGCGTCGCCCGCGTCGTCTTAGCGGAGACGCCTCACATCCTTCTCTCGGGCGAGCATGCCGTCTCGCTGGCCGACGCCTGTGGAATCGACACCGGTGTCGACCTCTGGACTGACCGAACGCGCGAACTGTGGGACGACCTCGACGCGCCAGCCGCTGGTCCGACACGCCAACTCGAGTGGGTACGCGGGACGTTCGACGAGACTGATTCGGACGGCTCGACGTCTGATCCGGCCGACCACGACACGGTCGGTGCGGTCGCGTTCGACGGCGACGCCTTCGCCGCCGCGACGTCGACCGGCGGCCGCCTCGGTGCGCTTGCCGGCCGCGTCGGCGACGTCCCGCAGGTCGGGTCGGGCTACTACTGTTCGTCCGCCGGCGCGGCGGGCGCGACGGGCGCGGGCGAGGACATCGCCCGGACGATGCTCTCGAGGCGGGTCGTCCGTCACCTCGAGGACGGCCGCGACGCCCAGTCGGCGACCGACCGCGCGATCGAGGAGTTCGAAGAGCTCACCGGCTCGGCTGCCGGCGTCATCGCGATCGATGACCGTGGAACCATCGGATCGGCGTACAACAGCGATTCGATGGCGACTGCGAGCGTTCGACGCTGA
- the map gene encoding type II methionyl aminopeptidase yields the protein MAETEVDLESEQYEKHREAGEILAQVREEAADRVEVGTTHLEVAEFAENRIRELGGEPAFPVNISIDEEAAHATPAIDDETTFGEEMINLDIGVHVDGWLADTAITVDLSGNPELAEASEQALEAAIDVVEPGVETGEIGAEIEDVIDGYGYNPVVNLTGHGLGHWEQHTSPNIPNRAVSQGTTLSVGDVVAIEPFATDGGGKVTEGSKEEIFSLQNERSVRNRQAREALAQITEEFRTLPFATRWLEVDRAEMALRRLKSRDVIHGYPVLKEDDGCLVSQKEHTVIVTDDGCEVTTR from the coding sequence ATGGCCGAAACCGAGGTCGACCTCGAATCCGAACAGTACGAGAAACATCGCGAGGCGGGTGAGATCCTCGCACAGGTTCGCGAGGAGGCCGCAGACCGCGTCGAGGTCGGCACAACCCACCTCGAGGTCGCCGAGTTCGCCGAGAACCGAATCCGCGAACTCGGCGGCGAGCCGGCGTTTCCGGTCAACATCTCGATCGACGAGGAAGCCGCCCACGCGACGCCAGCGATCGACGACGAGACGACCTTCGGCGAGGAGATGATCAACCTCGATATCGGGGTTCACGTCGACGGCTGGCTGGCCGACACCGCGATCACGGTCGACCTCTCCGGCAATCCCGAACTCGCTGAAGCCTCCGAACAGGCGCTCGAGGCGGCGATCGACGTCGTCGAACCGGGCGTCGAGACCGGTGAGATCGGAGCCGAGATCGAGGACGTCATCGACGGCTACGGCTACAACCCCGTCGTCAATCTCACCGGCCACGGACTCGGCCACTGGGAACAACACACCAGCCCGAACATCCCGAACCGCGCCGTCTCGCAGGGGACGACGCTTTCGGTCGGCGATGTCGTCGCGATCGAGCCGTTCGCGACCGACGGCGGTGGGAAAGTGACCGAGGGGTCGAAAGAGGAGATCTTCTCGCTGCAGAACGAACGTTCGGTCCGCAACCGCCAGGCCCGCGAGGCCCTCGCACAGATCACCGAGGAGTTTCGGACACTGCCGTTTGCGACCCGGTGGCTCGAGGTCGATCGAGCGGAGATGGCACTTCGGCGGCTGAAGTCCCGGGACGTGATTCACGGCTATCCGGTGCTCAAAGAAGACGACGGCTGCCTCGTCAGCCAGAAAGAACACACGGTCATCGTAACCGACGACGGCTGTGAAGTGACGACACGATAA
- a CDS encoding HIT family protein, translating to MEQVFAPWRIEWVRREDDADVEGCVFCNLPERTNDRENLIVARSDHAFVLLNNYPYNPGHVMVIPREHTGEYGDLTDDQLLDHARLKSRTFEALETALDPDGFNAGLNLGQSAGGSISEHLHTHVVPRWEGDTNFMPVIGDTKVIVEALEDTYDHLHEAFAAQSGTTVPGTDRAVVVE from the coding sequence ATGGAGCAGGTGTTTGCACCGTGGCGCATCGAGTGGGTTCGACGCGAGGACGACGCTGACGTCGAGGGTTGTGTCTTCTGTAATCTGCCCGAGCGGACGAACGATCGTGAGAACCTGATCGTCGCTCGAAGCGACCACGCGTTCGTGTTGTTGAACAACTACCCGTACAATCCGGGCCACGTTATGGTGATTCCGCGCGAGCACACCGGCGAGTACGGCGATCTGACCGACGACCAACTGCTCGACCACGCTCGCCTGAAGTCGCGGACGTTCGAGGCACTCGAGACCGCACTCGATCCGGACGGGTTCAACGCGGGGTTGAATCTGGGACAGTCGGCCGGCGGCTCGATCTCCGAGCACTTACACACTCACGTCGTCCCTCGCTGGGAGGGCGACACCAACTTCATGCCAGTCATCGGCGACACGAAAGTGATCGTCGAGGCACTCGAGGATACGTACGATCACCTCCACGAGGCGTTTGCAGCCCAGTCGGGGACGACCGTTCCCGGAACGGACCGCGCCGTCGTCGTCGAGTAG
- a CDS encoding Lrp/AsnC ligand binding domain-containing protein — protein sequence MVHAFIMVKTAAGKSEGLLADVRGLEPVVDAHIVAGTYDIIAEVDAEEVYDILEAVSSGIQGFDGVMDTKTYIAMD from the coding sequence ATGGTTCACGCGTTCATCATGGTGAAGACGGCCGCCGGAAAGTCCGAGGGGCTTCTCGCCGACGTACGCGGGCTCGAGCCCGTCGTGGACGCTCACATCGTCGCGGGTACCTACGACATCATCGCCGAGGTCGACGCCGAGGAGGTGTACGACATTCTCGAGGCCGTCTCCTCGGGAATCCAGGGGTTCGACGGCGTCATGGACACGAAGACATACATCGCGATGGACTGA
- a CDS encoding potassium channel family protein: MRFVIIGAGAVGLRTARVLREEGHEVTSIERDEAKVRRARKEGIETVAGDGSQEDVLEEAGIDDADAVGALTGDLNANFTACLIGNYYDCRTVMRIDQDYRETIYRKYATEVDEVVYPERLGAIGAKNALLGGTIRAIADVAQHLQILEITITEDAPITGYTTEELELPADATVLAYGKGNGELAVPAPDESFAAGDRLVVLADFEVLDAVRQLLVGETRHDATASTETGGVN; encoded by the coding sequence ATGCGGTTTGTGATCATTGGTGCAGGAGCGGTCGGCCTGCGGACCGCGCGCGTGCTTCGTGAGGAGGGCCACGAGGTGACGTCGATCGAGCGAGACGAGGCGAAGGTCCGTCGCGCGCGCAAAGAGGGGATCGAGACCGTCGCCGGCGACGGCTCCCAGGAGGACGTCCTCGAGGAGGCCGGGATCGACGACGCCGACGCCGTCGGTGCGTTGACCGGCGATCTGAACGCCAACTTCACGGCGTGTCTGATCGGGAACTACTACGACTGTCGAACCGTGATGCGGATCGACCAGGACTACCGTGAGACGATCTATCGAAAGTACGCCACCGAGGTCGACGAAGTGGTCTACCCGGAACGTCTCGGCGCGATCGGTGCCAAAAACGCCTTACTGGGCGGAACGATCCGCGCGATCGCCGACGTTGCCCAGCACTTACAGATCCTCGAGATAACGATCACCGAGGACGCCCCTATCACGGGGTACACGACGGAAGAACTGGAGTTACCCGCTGACGCGACCGTCCTCGCGTACGGGAAAGGAAACGGCGAACTCGCGGTTCCGGCTCCCGACGAGTCGTTCGCGGCGGGCGACCGACTCGTGGTACTCGCAGACTTCGAGGTCTTAGACGCCGTCCGCCAGCTTCTCGTCGGCGAGACGAGACACGACGCGACCGCGAGCACGGAGACAGGAGGTGTCAACTGA
- a CDS encoding Lrp/AsnC family transcriptional regulator, whose product MVTAFVMVKANTGEADRLRDEIEAIEGVESAHIVAGDVDIIAKARVETPAAVKDVAATKIQGVAGVEDTQTYIAMG is encoded by the coding sequence ATGGTTACGGCATTCGTCATGGTGAAAGCGAACACGGGCGAGGCGGATCGGCTCAGAGACGAGATCGAGGCGATCGAAGGCGTCGAATCGGCACACATCGTCGCCGGCGATGTCGACATCATCGCGAAAGCACGCGTCGAGACTCCGGCGGCGGTCAAAGACGTCGCCGCGACGAAGATTCAGGGCGTAGCCGGGGTCGAAGACACGCAAACGTACATCGCGATGGGGTGA
- a CDS encoding DUF5813 family protein: MTPPEIERAFESHEAFDVADDGYDLTTTVFETTITAEQPLDQDRHDGRIAITVFLPTLSAATVDDVADVVEDGWVETLERRLEDVFTVAGTDTHEEPRVERDEDVVRVHLEYVAWDADDGVTDAKALVEFVEGTYAQGIIPGYEYRGEAAALLESARERGQGAGNEESGTPL, translated from the coding sequence ATGACTCCACCGGAGATCGAGCGTGCATTCGAATCTCACGAGGCGTTCGACGTCGCCGACGACGGCTACGACCTGACGACGACCGTCTTCGAGACGACGATCACCGCCGAACAGCCACTGGATCAGGACCGCCACGATGGTCGCATCGCTATCACGGTTTTCCTTCCGACGCTATCAGCTGCGACGGTAGACGACGTCGCCGACGTCGTCGAAGACGGCTGGGTCGAGACGCTCGAGCGTCGCCTCGAGGACGTCTTTACCGTCGCCGGAACGGACACCCACGAAGAGCCACGCGTCGAACGCGACGAGGACGTCGTCCGGGTCCATCTCGAGTACGTCGCCTGGGACGCAGACGACGGCGTCACGGACGCGAAGGCGCTCGTCGAGTTCGTCGAGGGAACCTACGCCCAGGGGATCATCCCTGGCTACGAGTATCGCGGGGAGGCGGCGGCGCTGCTCGAGAGCGCACGAGAACGCGGCCAGGGAGCCGGAAACGAGGAGTCGGGAACGCCGCTTTGA